The Micrococcales bacterium genome includes a region encoding these proteins:
- a CDS encoding isoprenyl transferase — translation MVVGTVREAHRRTGCRRVKIPPPHASGATPPPLTPDQIPQHVSLVMDGNGRWAQQRGLPRTAGHEAGEASLLDCVHGALELGIPWLSAYAFSTENWKRSPEEVRFLMGFNRDVIARRRDEMNEMGVRVRWAGRRPRLWRSVIRELEISEQMTAHNDRLTLTMCVNYGGRAEIADAAAAIARDARAGRLDPDRITERTVARYMYQPAMPDVDLFVRSSGEQRTSNFLVWQSAYAEMVFVDALWPDFDRRHLWYACEVYAARERRYGGVPRPPA, via the coding sequence ATGGTTGTCGGAACTGTCCGTGAAGCTCACCGCAGAACAGGATGTCGTCGCGTGAAGATCCCGCCCCCGCACGCCAGTGGTGCCACGCCGCCGCCGCTGACCCCCGATCAGATCCCGCAGCACGTCTCGTTGGTGATGGACGGCAACGGCCGCTGGGCGCAGCAGCGCGGGTTGCCGCGTACGGCGGGGCACGAGGCGGGGGAGGCGAGTCTGCTGGACTGCGTGCACGGCGCGCTGGAGTTGGGCATCCCGTGGTTGTCCGCCTATGCGTTCTCCACGGAGAACTGGAAGCGGTCGCCGGAGGAGGTGCGCTTCCTCATGGGTTTCAACCGCGACGTCATCGCGCGCCGGCGCGACGAGATGAACGAGATGGGCGTGCGGGTGCGCTGGGCTGGCCGCCGGCCGAGACTGTGGCGCAGCGTGATCCGGGAACTGGAGATCTCCGAGCAGATGACGGCCCACAACGACCGGCTCACGCTCACCATGTGCGTCAACTACGGCGGCCGGGCCGAGATCGCCGACGCGGCGGCGGCAATCGCCCGCGATGCCCGCGCCGGGCGGCTGGATCCCGACCGGATCACCGAGAGGACCGTGGCCAGGTACATGTACCAGCCGGCGATGCCGGACGTCGACCTGTTCGTGCGCAGCAGCGGCGAGCAGCGCACCAGCAACTTCCTGGTCTGGCAGTCGGCCTACGCCGAGATGGTGTTCGTGGACGCGCTGTGGCCCGACTTCGACCGCCGGCACCTGTGGTACGCCTGCGAGGTCTACGCCGCGCGTGAGCGCCGGTACGGTGGCGTCCCCCGGCCCCCGGCCTGA